A single region of the Rathayibacter rathayi genome encodes:
- a CDS encoding iron chelate uptake ABC transporter family permease subunit yields the protein MAPHTARLLVGTDHRVLLPSSALIGAIALLFADVVGRTVARPAEVPAGIIFLLVGAPLFVLLARRTSGGQ from the coding sequence ATCGCGCCGCACACGGCTCGCCTGCTGGTCGGCACCGACCACCGCGTCCTGCTTCCCTCGTCGGCGCTGATCGGTGCCATCGCGCTGCTGTTCGCCGATGTCGTCGGGCGCACCGTCGCACGGCCCGCCGAGGTTCCGGCGGGGATCATCTTCCTGCTGGTCGGCGCTCCGCTGTTCGTCCTGCTGGCGCGCCGGACGTCGGGCGGGCAGTGA
- a CDS encoding ABC transporter transmembrane domain-containing protein — protein MTARTIRTGADVIRCTVARNRRAIAIGTLLLCVHQLAETSVAVLIGVLIDTGVSPGQVAGIVASIIALAGIFLVLTASYRAGMRRLNEALQNESHLLRLEVSEKALSPRGMRSELTPGELVTISGSDADQAAWFLDLLPRMIAAAAAVVATAIALLLVDTTLGALALIAMPVFFALAHGATPRITAKAVRQRSRVAEATALAGDLLSGSRSIAGLGAEDAAARRYRVASRVALSAAMSTNRSIAFQRGVTAAMSGVAAAVIATVAGWYALTGRITTGELITVVGLAQFLVEPLTTLSGLPATAARARGAAERVAAVLAADPLLPATTSTSPGGEPGLRLRDVHHGPLVGLDLEARSAEVVAVFAADAADGDALASLLGGRIAPESYRGSVEVCGVELRSALGDTVRSRVVAAPHEAHLFSGSIRSTVTASAEIIDPTRLAQALRASGADQVVDVLEAGLEHHLVDRGHNLSGGQRQRLALARALYSCAPVLVLHEPTTAVDSLTEQRIADGVRAFRTSYDASRGATIVITGSPALLAVADRVAVLRYGRVAAEGTHRDLLENDPLYAQAVAR, from the coding sequence GTGACCGCGCGCACGATCCGCACGGGCGCGGACGTCATCCGGTGCACGGTCGCCCGCAACAGGAGAGCGATCGCGATCGGAACCCTGCTGCTGTGCGTCCACCAACTCGCCGAGACCTCGGTCGCGGTCCTGATCGGTGTGCTCATCGACACGGGCGTTTCTCCGGGCCAGGTGGCCGGCATCGTCGCCTCGATCATCGCCCTCGCGGGGATCTTCCTCGTGTTGACCGCCTCCTATCGAGCGGGCATGCGGCGGCTGAACGAGGCGCTCCAGAACGAGTCCCACCTGCTGCGCTTGGAGGTGTCCGAGAAGGCACTGTCGCCGCGCGGCATGCGTAGCGAGCTGACGCCGGGAGAGCTCGTCACGATCTCGGGCAGCGACGCGGATCAGGCGGCGTGGTTCCTCGATCTGCTCCCACGGATGATCGCGGCGGCCGCCGCCGTCGTCGCGACGGCGATCGCGCTCCTCCTCGTCGACACCACGCTGGGCGCGCTCGCCCTCATCGCGATGCCCGTCTTCTTCGCGCTGGCGCACGGCGCTACGCCACGGATCACGGCGAAAGCAGTGCGGCAGCGCTCGCGTGTCGCGGAAGCGACAGCGCTCGCCGGCGACCTCCTCTCGGGCTCCCGATCAATCGCCGGTCTCGGTGCCGAGGACGCCGCCGCACGGCGCTACCGCGTGGCCAGCCGGGTCGCACTCTCGGCCGCAATGTCGACGAACCGGTCGATCGCGTTCCAGCGCGGTGTCACCGCGGCGATGAGCGGAGTCGCCGCCGCCGTGATCGCGACGGTCGCCGGCTGGTATGCGCTGACCGGGCGCATCACGACGGGCGAGCTGATCACCGTCGTGGGCCTCGCCCAGTTCCTCGTCGAACCCCTCACCACGCTGTCGGGGCTGCCGGCCACGGCCGCCAGGGCGCGAGGGGCCGCCGAACGCGTGGCCGCCGTCCTCGCCGCGGATCCCCTCCTCCCGGCGACCACGTCGACTTCGCCCGGGGGCGAGCCCGGGCTGCGGCTGCGGGATGTCCATCACGGCCCGCTCGTGGGCCTGGACCTGGAGGCGCGGTCGGCCGAAGTCGTGGCGGTCTTCGCCGCTGACGCCGCAGACGGCGACGCGCTGGCCTCTCTTCTCGGGGGACGCATCGCCCCCGAGTCGTATCGGGGAAGCGTGGAGGTGTGCGGAGTCGAGCTCCGGAGCGCCCTCGGCGACACGGTCCGATCCCGCGTGGTCGCCGCGCCCCACGAGGCCCACCTCTTCAGCGGCAGCATCCGCAGCACGGTCACCGCTTCTGCCGAGATCATCGACCCGACCCGCTTGGCGCAGGCGCTCCGTGCGTCCGGCGCCGACCAGGTCGTCGATGTGCTCGAGGCAGGACTGGAGCATCACCTCGTCGACCGGGGCCACAATCTTTCGGGCGGCCAGCGACAGCGACTCGCCCTCGCGCGCGCTCTGTACTCCTGCGCACCCGTCCTGGTGTTGCACGAACCGACGACGGCGGTCGACTCGCTGACGGAGCAGCGCATCGCGGACGGGGTCCGCGCGTTCCGCACCTCGTACGACGCATCGCGCGGGGCGACGATCGTGATCACCGGCTCGCCGGCTCTGCTCGCCGTGGCCGATCGGGTCGCGGTCCTCCGGTACGGTCGCGTGGCCGCGGAGGGGACGCACCGAGACCTGCTCGAGAACGATCCGCTCTACGCCCAGGCGGTGGCGAGATGA
- a CDS encoding FecCD family ABC transporter permease, whose product MAFTALLAVVLVLFCLSISAGSTWVAPETVVTTLGGGGGQAVRYQVLGLRLPRAVIGVLAGAALALAGAFLQSVARNPLASPDVLGITSGASVGAAAVFVLGWRVLGAPLTVSLPLAALIGGSIAAVVVFSVSRGAAGGLRLVLVGVGVNASLLGLLHGLLLAGGTYDVLQVQVWLTGDLSSDTERIAPLAAVFVVAVLLAVATARATEAMQLGDDVAQGIGVAVGRTRVVLLAGSVLSASAAVGAAGPLGFVALSAPQIARFLTRESRAPLGCTAMCGAILVLSADLVARTLFSGTVSVGLLTAIVGGPILISLMLRRLRSPA is encoded by the coding sequence GTGGCCTTCACCGCTCTCCTCGCGGTGGTCCTGGTTCTGTTCTGTCTGTCGATCAGCGCGGGGAGCACCTGGGTCGCGCCGGAGACCGTCGTGACCACACTCGGCGGAGGGGGTGGGCAGGCCGTCCGTTACCAGGTGCTGGGGCTTCGCCTGCCCCGCGCCGTGATCGGGGTGCTCGCGGGGGCAGCCCTGGCCCTCGCCGGCGCCTTCCTGCAGTCGGTCGCTCGTAATCCGCTCGCGAGCCCGGACGTGCTCGGGATCACCAGCGGTGCGAGCGTCGGCGCCGCAGCCGTCTTCGTCCTGGGCTGGCGCGTCCTCGGTGCGCCCCTGACCGTCTCGCTGCCCCTCGCGGCGCTGATCGGTGGCTCGATCGCGGCCGTCGTGGTGTTCTCCGTCTCGCGGGGTGCGGCGGGAGGGCTGCGCCTCGTCCTCGTTGGCGTCGGCGTCAACGCCTCTCTGCTGGGACTCCTGCACGGGCTCCTCCTCGCAGGCGGCACCTACGACGTCCTGCAGGTGCAGGTGTGGCTTACGGGCGACCTCTCCTCGGACACCGAGCGGATCGCTCCGCTCGCCGCGGTATTCGTCGTCGCCGTGCTCCTGGCGGTGGCCACCGCGCGGGCGACGGAGGCGATGCAGCTCGGCGACGACGTCGCGCAGGGCATCGGTGTCGCGGTCGGCCGCACCCGGGTGGTGCTGCTGGCCGGTTCGGTGCTCTCGGCGTCCGCCGCCGTCGGCGCGGCCGGACCTCTCGGCTTCGTCGCCCTGTCGGCGCCGCAGATCGCGCGGTTCTTGACGCGCGAGTCCCGCGCTCCACTCGGCTGCACGGCGATGTGCGGGGCGATCCTCGTGCTCTCCGCCGACCTGGTGGCGCGCACCCTGTTCTCGGGAACCGTCTCGGTGGGTCTGCTCACCGCGATCGTCGGCGGCCCGATCCTGATCTCTCTGATGCTGCGACGACTGAGGAGCCCGGCATGA
- a CDS encoding MbtH family protein, translating to MSDNPFDDESGRFLVLINAEDQHSLWPIFAPVPGGWSIAYGGQHGADRAECLAFVEANWTDLRPRSLRAAQDATP from the coding sequence ATGTCTGACAACCCGTTCGATGACGAGAGCGGCCGCTTCCTCGTGCTGATCAACGCCGAGGACCAGCATTCGCTCTGGCCGATCTTCGCCCCCGTCCCTGGCGGCTGGAGCATCGCCTACGGCGGGCAGCACGGCGCGGATCGCGCAGAGTGCCTGGCGTTCGTCGAGGCGAACTGGACCGACCTGCGGCCCCGCAGCCTGCGGGCGGCGCAGGACGCGACGCCGTGA
- a CDS encoding ABC transporter ATP-binding protein, giving the protein MIERTTHALTASGLRVGYGGREIVSDVDLALRAGSVTAIIGPNGSGKSTLLRTLSRLLVPDAGSVAVGGRPLSGMRTRDIAKTMAFLPQAPIAPEGMTVRELVARGRHPHQSLLRQWSAHDAAEVDAAVQLTALWDLADRDVQTLSGGQRQRAWIALSLAQDTDILLLDEPTTYLDIAHSVEVLDLIDHLCVDLGRTVVMVIHDLNLAIRYADDLVVLHEGRIAAQGSPDQVITERLLEAVFGLTARVVPDPVSGRPLVVPVGRRRTHRAPDTPPKETGDTHV; this is encoded by the coding sequence ATGATCGAACGCACGACACACGCGCTGACCGCATCCGGGCTCCGGGTCGGTTATGGAGGCCGCGAGATCGTGAGCGACGTCGATCTGGCGCTCCGCGCGGGCTCGGTCACCGCGATCATCGGGCCCAACGGCAGCGGCAAGTCGACACTGCTGCGAACGCTGAGCCGACTGCTCGTTCCGGACGCGGGGTCCGTCGCCGTCGGCGGCCGGCCACTCTCCGGGATGCGGACGCGCGATATCGCGAAGACGATGGCCTTCCTGCCCCAGGCACCCATCGCTCCCGAGGGGATGACGGTCCGCGAACTCGTCGCGCGCGGCCGCCACCCCCACCAGTCGCTGCTGCGGCAGTGGAGCGCTCACGATGCCGCCGAGGTCGACGCCGCAGTGCAGCTCACGGCCCTCTGGGACCTCGCCGATCGCGACGTGCAGACCCTTTCGGGCGGGCAGCGCCAGCGGGCCTGGATTGCTCTGAGCCTCGCCCAGGACACCGACATCCTGCTCCTGGACGAGCCGACCACCTACCTCGACATCGCCCACTCCGTCGAGGTGCTCGATCTCATCGACCACCTCTGCGTCGACCTCGGCCGGACGGTCGTGATGGTCATCCACGATCTGAACCTCGCGATCCGCTACGCGGACGATCTCGTCGTCCTGCACGAAGGCCGCATCGCCGCGCAGGGCTCGCCCGACCAGGTGATCACGGAGCGCCTGCTCGAGGCTGTCTTCGGCCTGACGGCCCGCGTCGTCCCCGATCCGGTCTCGGGTCGTCCCCTCGTCGTGCCCGTCGGACGACGACGCACCCACCGAGCACCCGACACGCCACCAAAAGAGACAGGAGACACCCATGTCTGA
- a CDS encoding ABC transporter substrate-binding protein, with protein MIRHSKTTRALAILGLGVLVLSQAACASDSAPGSGATGSAAVGFQYTDARGDTVALDAAPRNIVMSEQAAAALIPYGIRPVGIWGSSAPEKSGVLAGLDLSGIESLGVSYGDVDVDKLASLQPDLVITGWYAGDYLGGLGAEDAEVSKQIEKVAPMVTVSAQKSASASLDDWRDLAQTIGADVDSGAIAAEKAAYDDAVSEAKAALAARPGTTAYAVAPATQFYVAIPDEFAELIDYTDWGLDVRQSSVPRDDMSGSFSPVSWENAGDYASDLLLYDTRPWTTPLAQVERDHPTVATLKAVADDHVVDWTTDATFNYASGTQQIRLLTDAVKALPASGK; from the coding sequence ATGATCAGACACTCCAAGACGACCCGTGCTCTCGCGATCCTGGGGCTGGGGGTGCTCGTGCTCTCCCAGGCGGCCTGCGCGTCCGATTCCGCCCCCGGCTCCGGCGCCACCGGCTCGGCCGCGGTCGGGTTCCAGTACACCGACGCGCGCGGCGACACCGTCGCGCTCGACGCCGCCCCGCGGAACATCGTCATGAGTGAGCAGGCCGCGGCTGCGCTCATTCCTTACGGCATCCGACCGGTCGGAATCTGGGGATCGAGCGCGCCCGAGAAGAGCGGAGTGCTCGCGGGGCTCGATCTCTCGGGCATCGAGTCGCTCGGCGTTTCGTACGGCGACGTCGACGTCGACAAGCTCGCCTCCCTCCAACCCGATCTGGTGATCACGGGATGGTACGCGGGTGACTACCTCGGCGGACTCGGCGCCGAGGACGCCGAGGTGTCGAAGCAGATCGAGAAGGTCGCTCCGATGGTCACAGTATCGGCGCAGAAGAGCGCCTCGGCCTCGCTCGACGACTGGCGAGACCTGGCCCAGACGATCGGCGCCGACGTCGACTCGGGCGCGATCGCCGCCGAAAAGGCCGCCTACGACGACGCCGTCTCCGAGGCGAAAGCCGCCCTTGCCGCGCGACCGGGCACAACCGCCTACGCCGTGGCACCCGCGACCCAGTTCTACGTCGCGATCCCGGACGAGTTTGCCGAGCTGATCGACTACACCGACTGGGGCCTGGACGTGCGCCAGTCGAGCGTTCCGCGCGACGATATGTCGGGCTCGTTCAGCCCCGTGAGCTGGGAGAACGCGGGGGACTACGCCTCGGACCTCCTGCTCTATGACACCCGTCCGTGGACGACTCCGCTGGCACAGGTCGAGCGCGACCACCCCACCGTCGCCACGCTGAAGGCGGTCGCTGACGATCACGTCGTCGATTGGACGACCGACGCGACGTTCAACTACGCCAGCGGCACACAGCAGATCCGGCTCCTGACGGATGCCGTGAAGGCTCTACCCGCGAGCGGAAAGTAA
- a CDS encoding ABC transporter ATP-binding protein → MTATEQIALPVARYRDSLRWLARTTRRHPVVLTAAVATGVLSAAAALVPVYGMGWLVDATLAGRAASDVVALGVLLVVAAVAAGALSGLSTYLIVRLGETAVAILREDVVRGVLELPSRATDRSGRGDVLSRVGDDIARITRASGEVVPAVLSATLLVLVSLASLFGVDPVLGVTGLLTLPLYAGALLWYLPRSGHVYAQERVAAGERTEALASSLHGTETVHAYGLEAARLGEIRAASDNMRALSVSVFRLLLGLVGRVNLAEFCGLAVLFAVGFVRYTNGDVTIGAVTAAILLFHRLFTPLGTVLVLFDEAQSAGAAMNRSVGVVMMVCVRRPARATASDRSLTLEDVRFAYSPGHDVLHGVSFTVPAGRRLALVGASGAGKTTAALLAAGALQPDSGDVRLGATPLSEIGTDALRSRIALISQDVHVVAGPLIADLRLADEDADEQAVWRALETVGADGWVRALPAGVHTEVGAQHHRLTAGQKQQIALARLVLKNPDIAILDEATAEAGSSAAAALELSALAATADRTTLIVAHRLTQAASADAIAVMAAGRIVEFGSHDDLLGQGGTYARQWDAWRGSGEPPPTP, encoded by the coding sequence ATGACGGCGACCGAACAGATCGCCCTCCCGGTCGCGCGCTACCGGGACTCGCTGCGCTGGCTCGCTCGCACCACCCGGCGGCACCCGGTTGTGCTCACTGCCGCGGTCGCCACCGGAGTGCTCTCCGCGGCTGCGGCTCTGGTTCCGGTGTACGGCATGGGCTGGCTCGTCGATGCCACGCTCGCCGGCAGAGCGGCCTCCGACGTCGTCGCCCTGGGTGTGCTGCTCGTGGTGGCCGCCGTCGCGGCGGGCGCGCTCTCGGGGCTCAGCACCTACCTCATCGTGCGGCTCGGCGAGACCGCCGTCGCGATCCTGCGCGAGGACGTCGTCCGGGGCGTACTCGAACTTCCCTCCCGGGCGACCGATCGCAGCGGTCGCGGCGACGTGCTGTCCCGTGTCGGCGACGACATCGCCCGGATCACCCGCGCCAGCGGCGAGGTGGTCCCCGCCGTCCTTTCGGCGACCCTCCTCGTACTCGTCTCGCTGGCTTCGCTGTTCGGCGTCGATCCGGTGCTCGGCGTCACCGGGCTGCTGACGCTCCCGCTTTACGCCGGGGCCCTGCTCTGGTATCTGCCGCGCAGCGGCCACGTCTACGCGCAGGAGCGTGTCGCGGCAGGCGAACGCACCGAGGCGCTCGCGTCGAGCCTGCACGGCACGGAGACGGTGCATGCGTACGGGCTGGAGGCGGCGCGGCTTGGCGAGATCCGCGCTGCGTCCGACAATATGCGCGCACTGTCGGTCTCCGTGTTCCGGCTGCTGCTGGGTCTGGTCGGGCGCGTGAATCTGGCGGAGTTCTGCGGCCTGGCCGTGCTGTTCGCCGTCGGGTTCGTGCGCTACACCAACGGCGACGTCACGATCGGCGCTGTGACCGCGGCGATCCTGCTCTTTCACCGTCTGTTCACTCCACTCGGAACGGTGCTCGTTCTCTTCGATGAGGCGCAGTCGGCCGGTGCCGCCATGAACCGATCGGTCGGGGTGGTCATGATGGTGTGTGTCCGCAGGCCGGCGCGGGCAACCGCCTCTGACCGCTCGCTGACGCTCGAGGACGTCCGTTTCGCCTACAGCCCGGGCCACGACGTGCTGCACGGCGTCTCGTTCACCGTGCCCGCCGGTCGCCGACTCGCCCTCGTCGGCGCGTCGGGGGCCGGCAAGACCACGGCGGCCCTCCTCGCGGCAGGAGCCCTGCAGCCGGACTCCGGCGACGTCCGACTGGGTGCGACCCCTCTGTCCGAGATCGGCACCGACGCACTGCGTTCCCGAATCGCGCTCATCAGCCAGGACGTCCACGTCGTGGCGGGGCCCCTCATCGCGGATCTCCGCCTCGCCGACGAGGACGCCGACGAGCAGGCGGTCTGGCGGGCGCTGGAAACGGTCGGTGCAGACGGATGGGTGCGCGCACTGCCCGCGGGGGTGCACACCGAGGTCGGCGCCCAGCATCATCGGCTGACCGCCGGGCAGAAGCAGCAGATCGCCCTGGCCCGCCTCGTGCTGAAGAACCCCGACATCGCGATCCTCGACGAGGCGACCGCGGAAGCGGGAAGCTCGGCTGCTGCCGCCCTCGAGCTGTCCGCCCTGGCCGCGACCGCCGACCGAACGACGCTGATCGTCGCGCACCGGCTCACCCAGGCGGCGAGCGCTGACGCCATCGCCGTGATGGCGGCGGGACGCATCGTGGAGTTCGGCTCCCACGACGACCTCCTCGGCCAGGGCGGGACGTACGCGCGCCAGTGGGATGCCTGGCGGGGGAGCGGTGAGCCGCCGCCCACCCCGTGA
- a CDS encoding FecCD family ABC transporter permease translates to MVAIAAGLALGAAGTIVQAQTRNPLADPDLMGITRGATLATVLAIWLGGLTTPAEYTVFSLLGALAVTVLVIVLAETMGETLMALPLIGAAVSSVLGSAAAMLLLLDQTVQQSFRRWMIGGLSDGPLSTYAVPLVAIGVGLVLAVVCAPSLNALSLGTEMATSLGADVRRARIGGLLAVGLLAGRRPPPAGRSPSWGSSRRTRLACWSAPTTASCFPRRR, encoded by the coding sequence GTGGTCGCGATCGCCGCGGGTCTCGCCCTCGGCGCCGCGGGCACCATCGTGCAGGCCCAGACCCGCAACCCGCTGGCCGACCCGGACCTGATGGGGATCACCCGAGGGGCGACGTTGGCGACCGTGCTCGCGATCTGGCTGGGCGGCCTGACCACTCCCGCCGAGTACACGGTGTTCTCGCTGCTGGGGGCGCTGGCCGTTACGGTGCTCGTCATCGTGCTCGCCGAGACGATGGGCGAGACGCTGATGGCGCTCCCGCTCATCGGAGCGGCCGTCTCCTCGGTGCTCGGCAGCGCCGCTGCGATGCTGCTGCTTCTGGATCAGACCGTTCAGCAGTCCTTCCGGCGCTGGATGATCGGGGGGCTGTCCGACGGCCCGCTGTCCACGTACGCCGTCCCGCTCGTCGCGATCGGCGTGGGCCTGGTGCTCGCCGTCGTCTGCGCGCCCTCGCTGAACGCGCTGAGCCTGGGAACCGAGATGGCGACGTCGTTGGGCGCCGACGTGCGCCGTGCCCGCATCGGGGGGCTGCTGGCCGTGGGGCTGCTCGCGGGGCGGCGACCGCCGCCTGCGGGCCGGTCGCCTTCCTGGGGCTCATCGCGCCGCACACGGCTCGCCTGCTGGTCGGCACCGACCACCGCGTCCTGCTTCCCTCGTCGGCGCTGA